The Cucurbita pepo subsp. pepo cultivar mu-cu-16 unplaced genomic scaffold, ASM280686v2 Cp4.1_scaffold000642, whole genome shotgun sequence region taaaaaaaaaaaaaaaaaaaaaaaaacaagatgaagaatatgaaataaaatagtaaattaatattgacaaatactttatataaaaatggttattttaatttatgaaacttaTATATCCTAATATTATTTTACCTCTTATTCTTTAATTGATTAGATGACAATAAATTGTATTATATagataaaagggaaaaagggtgtaaaatatatttaaaaaaaaagattggttattttctctttttaaccGTCCACATCGTGATTTTAACGGCGTCATGGCTTCGTTGAACTTTTGTCTTTTGCCAATCAAACACAATTGGttcaaattcaagtttgtTTGCTCACAAATGTTGCTTGTGTGTGTCTGTAACACAACAACGTTGCATCTCAGtgttgttttggtttttaatAACATGATTCATGCACATTGAAGCCATGTTCTCGAAACATCTCAaccatattattaaaatagttGACAAGTGAGACTCTatggttggattgggttgggttgggttatgaaTTGGGGAGGCCGGGTGCCAAGCCAGCGCCAACTTTCGCGGTATATGGTCAGGCAGCAACCCAACCTGGTCCAGGGGATTTCATGAAATTAAGGGCGGCCATCCTTTGtgcacatttttattttgaatgtaAATGGATTAGGAgcattagaaataaaaattgtcCAAATTGCTCTGATTCCCATGTGTACAGAGACACCGACCAATCAGATAACCCAAAACCTAGTAATTTGCCAAATGGTGCTACATTTCCTGTACTACAATATTGCTTCTCCAACAACCATCTCCCACCATTTGTTGTCTGCTTAATCATGCCTGAAAACCAAAACCATTCCTTTTGAATGCCTTTGACCTTTATGTCTTCGCCTTCTTTCTTGCCATCCACCTGTTCGTTCCCACTTTTACCTCCAACAACATACAACTTTCCAACATTCTCTCCAGCCCAAAGCTAAACCCCTCTCGTGGGACGGGACGGCTATAAAAACCCACAAATTATTCCTTCATCATAATTCACTAAAACAAAATGGCTTATTCAAAATGCCTGCTTTTGATTATTGTTCTATTTCCTTGTGTTGCTGGGAACTTCTACCAACAAGTGGACGTAACTTGGGGAGATGGTCGAGGACAAATCATGGACAATGCCAATCTCCTTGCGCTGTCTCTTGATAAAGCTTCTGGATCAGGCTTCCAGTCCAAGAATCAATATCTCTTTGGCAGGtttgatatcaaaattaaacttgTACCTGGCAACTCAGCTGGCACAGTCACGGCCTATTATGTAAGAACAACCCTCtctattgttgtttttattcCATTACGATGTCGTTTGAATTAACCACGTCGATTTTTGTGTGTATGTTTTATTGTAGTTGCGTTCACAAGAGTCGTTGTGGGATGAGATAGACTTCGAGTTCCTTGGAAACTTGAGTGGCCAACCTTATATTGTGCATACCAATGTTTATATACAAGGACAGGGTGATAGGGAGCAACAATTCTACCTTTGGTTTGATCCGACTGCTGATTTTCACACCTACTCCTTCCTCTGGAATCCTACTCATGTAGTGTAAGTTCACTCTCGTGCACCATTTCTTGTTGATAGTCTCATTACTGTTATTTTCTGATAAGTGGagacgttggctaatttaggaaataatcatgagtttataagtaagcaATAATCTCCATTGATACGAGGTCTCATGAGAGTTAAtgctcaaaatgaacaatatcgtATTATTGTAGAGAGTTGTGGTTCttatcaaagtggacaatatcatatcattgtagagagCTGTGGTTTCTGTTGGATGATAGAAGTCACAcagctaatttaaggaatgatcctgggtttataagtgaggaatactaacttaATTGATATGAGgacttttggggaagcccaaagcaaagccatgagagattatgctcaaagtggacaatatcataccattgtggagagtcgtgttcgtatAATAGTTTCTACTTCTCTTTTATTGTACATGACTGTAGCCAATATTTCTCCCTCCTTTTCTgtgtttaattatttgtgtTCGTCTAGATTGAGTGTGTGCACTGTTATGGGGTATGGTGTTAGGTGGTACGTGGATGGGAGGCCAATAAGGGAGTTCAAGAACATGGAAACCAAGGGGGTGCCATATCCAAAGAAACAGGCAATGAGGCTATACGCGAGCTTATGGGACGCGGAGGAGTGGGCGACAAGAGGAGGGCTAGTGAAAACGGACTGGACCAAAGCACCCTTCACGGCTTCCTTCAGGAGCTACAATGCCAATGGATGTGTGTGGAGCGATGCAGCGTCGTGGTGTGGCCAGAACTCGACGCCGTGGCTATCGGAGGCGCTTGATTCAGGCAGCCAGAAAGTGCTGCGATGGGTTCGGAAGAAGTATATGATTTATGATTACTGCACTGATCAAATGAGATTCCCTCAAGGCCTTCCTCGGGAGTGCCCTGTCCGCACCAACCCATAGACTATGGTTGCATGCCTATGACAAGCCAAAacttttatgtcttttcatgttctaatattttacttttgtatttttaggAAGCATGACGTTTTGAAAAAATCATGTCTTAAGCCTGACATACATGAAATGCCCTAgcactagttgtcaacttctcattcccaaaaattatatattatgagcagttgttgttactctcttgcttgcatatataacgtatctttcaaaatctctctctaccctcattttctaaaaccttcttcttaaatcgaggtcagaggctcgagcatacgtcgcttgccTGTAGGTGACATAAGAACGAATTGgattagctcacttgtcgttggaaagtgagtgccgcacaatcgcaagtccgctactatcaagagtgcgattgtgacaagtgatATCATAGCTTTGTTAGCACAGTAACATAGAAAAGACCGAAACGTCGTACTTCctataaatacaaaagtaaaatactagaacatggaaagaTATAAAGAGCTTGACTTATCATGGGTATACGGCTATGAGAAACACGCCTTGAACGAGCATGACCGTAACACGCACTAGCGCGGGAGATGGTGCACATTACAAAAGCAAACAAAGAAACACCGAAGACGGTGGTTCAGAGGAACCCGCGTAAGAAGCTTCATCTACTATCCTCTACCTGCATCTCCAGCTGGATCCCATATTCACCGTCCCAtcccttattattattatattatttctttcttcaatattttaaaatttaaaatttaaactatattatattctcCACTTTTATTCTAGAAatgtattttcaaatatatatatatatataaacaaaagtatattgatttattatttaccaacattatattgaaaaataatttttttaaaataactctattcaaaaataataataataatagagg contains the following coding sequences:
- the LOC111785687 gene encoding probable xyloglucan endotransglucosylase/hydrolase protein 23, with the protein product MAYSKCLLLIIVLFPCVAGNFYQQVDVTWGDGRGQIMDNANLLALSLDKASGSGFQSKNQYLFGRFDIKIKLVPGNSAGTVTAYYLRSQESLWDEIDFEFLGNLSGQPYIVHTNVYIQGQGDREQQFYLWFDPTADFHTYSFLWNPTHVVWYVDGRPIREFKNMETKGVPYPKKQAMRLYASLWDAEEWATRGGLVKTDWTKAPFTASFRSYNANGCVWSDAASWCGQNSTPWLSEALDSGSQKVLRWVRKKYMIYDYCTDQMRFPQGLPRECPVRTNP